In Kitasatospora sp. NBC_00240, the following are encoded in one genomic region:
- a CDS encoding TetR/AcrR family transcriptional regulator codes for MATRSSTPDPARRSERSRKAVLAAAAELVTELGYAKVSIEAIAARAGVGKQTIYRWWPSKGAVVFDAFLAAEEDEGGSLAVPDTGDLAADLRSLLRPTVRQLADPVFNNPARALVAETQLDPALLREYRERLLAPLLEVTKERLRSARRTGGLPADADLDLAVELLYGPLYYRWIHHLGPLDDAYADSVVELFLRAFRS; via the coding sequence ATGGCCACCCGCAGCAGCACCCCCGACCCCGCCCGCCGCAGCGAACGCTCACGCAAGGCCGTCCTCGCTGCGGCCGCCGAACTCGTCACCGAACTCGGCTACGCCAAGGTCAGCATCGAGGCGATCGCCGCCCGGGCCGGCGTCGGCAAGCAGACGATCTACCGCTGGTGGCCCTCCAAGGGCGCGGTCGTCTTCGACGCCTTCCTCGCCGCCGAGGAGGACGAGGGCGGCAGCCTCGCCGTACCCGACACCGGCGACCTGGCCGCCGACCTCAGGAGCCTGCTCCGCCCGACCGTCCGCCAACTCGCCGACCCGGTCTTCAACAACCCCGCCCGGGCCCTCGTCGCCGAGACCCAACTCGATCCGGCCCTGCTGCGCGAGTACCGGGAACGCCTGCTCGCCCCGCTGCTGGAGGTGACCAAGGAGCGTCTGCGCAGCGCCCGCCGGACCGGCGGGCTCCCCGCGGACGCCGACCTGGACCTCGCTGTCGAACTGCTCTACGGCCCGCTGTACTACCGCTGGATCCACCACCTCGGCCCGCTCGACGACGCCTACGCCGACAGCGTGGTCGAGCTGTTCCTGCGCGCGTTCCGGAGCTGA
- a CDS encoding macrolide family glycosyltransferase, with translation MTRPAHIAMVSIPAHGHVNPSLEVIRELVARGHRVSYANDPSFGPAIEATGARLVPYATTLPLAGDSSAWPQDPIAVQDLFLDDAIAMLPALRAAFDGDRPDLFLHDIAAGPARVLAENWDVPALQLSPAFVAWEGYEQDLAPMLKAMREGPGGPEHQARFAGWLTANGVTPADPAAFLGRPRGALALIPSALQPHADRVDRERYTFVGPCFGARTDQGGWSRPAGAGKVLLVSLGSAFTRRPAFYRACVEAFGALPGWHVVLQIGRETDPAELGEIPGNVEVHRWVPQLAVLEQADAFVTHAGMGGTGEGLYCGVPMIAVPQAADQFANADRIVELGVGRRLDTDRATPAALRAALLELTGDPAVAGRLAALRAELRAEGGTVRAADLIEAQLP, from the coding sequence ATGACCCGCCCCGCACACATCGCCATGGTCTCCATCCCGGCCCACGGCCACGTCAACCCCAGCCTGGAGGTGATCCGCGAGCTCGTCGCCCGCGGACACCGCGTCAGCTACGCCAACGACCCGTCCTTCGGCCCCGCGATCGAGGCCACCGGCGCCCGTCTCGTCCCGTACGCCACCACGCTTCCGCTCGCCGGGGACTCGTCCGCCTGGCCGCAGGACCCGATCGCCGTCCAGGACCTCTTCCTCGACGACGCGATCGCGATGCTGCCCGCCCTGCGGGCCGCCTTCGACGGGGACCGGCCCGACCTCTTCCTCCACGACATCGCCGCCGGCCCCGCGCGGGTGCTCGCCGAGAACTGGGACGTACCTGCCCTCCAGCTGTCCCCGGCGTTCGTGGCCTGGGAGGGCTACGAACAGGACCTGGCGCCGATGCTGAAGGCGATGCGGGAGGGCCCGGGCGGTCCCGAGCACCAGGCCCGCTTCGCCGGGTGGCTCACCGCGAACGGCGTGACCCCGGCCGATCCGGCCGCGTTCCTGGGTCGTCCGCGCGGGGCCCTGGCCCTGATCCCGAGCGCCCTGCAGCCGCACGCCGACCGGGTCGACCGGGAGCGGTACACCTTCGTCGGCCCGTGCTTCGGCGCGCGTACCGACCAGGGCGGCTGGTCCCGTCCGGCGGGAGCCGGGAAGGTCCTGCTGGTCTCGCTCGGCTCCGCCTTCACCCGCCGGCCCGCCTTCTACCGCGCCTGCGTCGAGGCGTTCGGCGCTCTGCCCGGCTGGCACGTGGTGCTCCAGATCGGCCGGGAGACCGACCCGGCGGAGCTCGGCGAGATCCCCGGCAACGTCGAGGTGCACCGCTGGGTGCCGCAGCTCGCCGTCCTGGAGCAGGCCGACGCCTTCGTCACGCACGCCGGGATGGGCGGTACCGGCGAGGGCCTGTACTGCGGCGTGCCGATGATCGCCGTACCGCAGGCGGCCGACCAGTTCGCCAACGCCGACCGGATCGTCGAACTCGGCGTCGGTCGCCGGCTGGACACCGATCGGGCCACGCCGGCGGCGCTGCGCGCCGCGCTGCTGGAGCTCACCGGCGACCCCGCGGTCGCGGGCCGGCTGGCCGCCCTGCGCGCCGAACTGCGGGCGGAGGGCGGCACCGTACGGGCGGCGGACCTGATCGAGGCTCAGCTCCCGTGA
- the fdhD gene encoding formate dehydrogenase accessory sulfurtransferase FdhD: MGRATARRRVVRLRGDASGARPDALAAEEPLEIRVGGEPLTVTMRTPGHDFDLVAGFLVGEGLVHTADALAALRYCAGTDEDGANTYNVVDATLRGAAALPLSAHRNLLTTSACGLCGRDTVEAVRTHVRWPVAADPLLVTPSLLYGLPDLLRAAQRTFDSTGGLHAAGLFDATGRLLCAREDVGRHNAVDKVIGWALREGRLPLTGHLLLVSGRASFELTQKAALAGIPLLAAVSAPSSLAADLAEELGLTLVGFLRGESANVYTRPDRVTAAPAPDPAIAPDPATATARAATAAPEHAHGS; encoded by the coding sequence ATGGGGCGAGCGACAGCACGGCGCCGGGTGGTCCGGCTGCGAGGGGACGCGTCCGGCGCGCGGCCGGACGCCCTGGCGGCGGAGGAACCCCTGGAGATCCGGGTCGGCGGCGAGCCGCTGACCGTCACCATGCGCACCCCCGGACACGACTTCGACCTGGTCGCCGGGTTCCTGGTCGGCGAGGGGCTGGTGCACACGGCGGACGCCCTGGCGGCCCTGCGGTACTGCGCGGGCACCGACGAGGACGGCGCCAACACCTACAACGTGGTGGACGCGACCCTGCGCGGCGCCGCCGCCCTGCCCCTCTCCGCCCACCGCAACCTGCTGACCACCAGCGCCTGCGGCCTGTGCGGACGCGACACCGTCGAGGCGGTCCGCACCCACGTCCGCTGGCCGGTCGCCGCCGACCCGCTGCTGGTCACCCCGAGCCTGCTCTACGGGCTGCCGGACCTGCTCCGCGCGGCCCAGCGGACCTTCGACTCGACCGGCGGCCTGCACGCCGCCGGCCTCTTCGACGCCACCGGCCGGCTGCTCTGCGCCCGCGAGGACGTCGGCCGGCACAACGCCGTGGACAAGGTGATCGGCTGGGCCCTGCGCGAAGGCCGCCTGCCGCTGACCGGGCACCTCCTGCTGGTCAGCGGCCGGGCCTCGTTCGAGCTGACCCAGAAGGCGGCACTGGCCGGCATACCGCTGCTGGCCGCCGTCTCGGCGCCGTCCTCGCTGGCGGCCGACCTGGCCGAGGAACTGGGCCTGACCCTGGTCGGCTTCCTGCGCGGCGAGAGCGCCAACGTGTACACCCGCCCCGACCGGGTGACGGCGGCACCGGCCCCCGATCCCGCCATCGCCCCCGATCCCGCCACCGCCACCGCTCGCGCCGCCACCGCCGCTCCCGAGCACGCTCACGGGAGCTGA
- the hutH gene encoding histidine ammonia-lyase has protein sequence MDMHSAVAPDAPLVQVGKADVSAEDVLAVARGNARVEIGPDALAEMAAARATIEALAAEPRPVYGVSTGFGALAVRHISPELRAQLQRSLVRSHAAGMGPAVEREVVRALMFLRMKTLASGRTGVRPLVAQTIAALLNAGITPVVREFGSLGCSGDLAPLSHCALALMGEGVSYGPDGAERPSGELLAEAGITPVELLEKEGLALINGTDGMLGMLVMAIADLSRLFTTADITAAMSLEALLGSDKVLAPELHGPIRPHPGQALSAANMLAVLKGSGLTGHHQDDAPRVQDAYSIRCAPQVAGAGRDTLAHAQLVASRELAASVDNPVVLADGRVESNGNFHGAPVAYVLDFLAIAAADLGSISERRTDRLLDKARSHGLPAFLADDPGVDSGLMIAQYTQAALVSENKRLAVPASVDSIPSSAMQEDHVSMGWSAARKLRQAVENLGRIVAVELTAAARALEIRQQADGSGPLAPATAAALAAARSAGVGGAGRDRFLSPDLEAAAELVASGELVRAVERVTGPLA, from the coding sequence ATGGATATGCACAGTGCTGTGGCCCCCGACGCGCCGCTCGTCCAGGTCGGCAAGGCCGACGTCAGCGCCGAGGACGTCCTCGCCGTCGCCCGGGGCAACGCCCGGGTCGAGATCGGCCCGGACGCGCTCGCCGAGATGGCGGCCGCCCGCGCCACCATCGAGGCCCTCGCCGCCGAGCCGCGCCCCGTCTACGGAGTCTCCACCGGTTTCGGCGCGCTCGCCGTCCGCCACATCAGCCCCGAGCTGCGCGCCCAGCTGCAGCGCTCGCTGGTCCGCTCGCACGCCGCCGGCATGGGCCCGGCCGTGGAGCGCGAGGTGGTCCGGGCGCTGATGTTCCTCCGGATGAAGACCCTCGCCTCCGGCCGTACGGGCGTCCGCCCGCTGGTCGCGCAGACCATCGCCGCCCTGCTCAACGCCGGTATCACCCCGGTCGTCCGGGAGTTCGGCTCGCTCGGCTGCTCGGGCGACCTCGCACCGCTCTCGCACTGCGCGCTCGCCCTGATGGGCGAGGGCGTCTCGTACGGTCCGGACGGTGCCGAGCGGCCGTCCGGCGAACTGCTCGCGGAGGCCGGCATCACCCCGGTCGAGCTGCTGGAGAAGGAGGGCCTGGCCCTCATCAACGGCACCGACGGCATGCTCGGCATGCTGGTGATGGCCATCGCCGACCTGTCCCGCCTGTTCACCACCGCCGACATCACCGCCGCGATGTCGCTGGAGGCCCTGCTCGGCAGCGACAAGGTGCTCGCCCCCGAGCTGCACGGCCCGATCCGCCCGCACCCGGGCCAGGCGCTCAGCGCCGCCAACATGCTCGCCGTGCTCAAGGGCTCCGGCCTCACCGGCCACCACCAGGACGACGCCCCGCGCGTCCAGGACGCCTACTCGATCCGCTGCGCCCCGCAGGTGGCCGGCGCCGGCCGCGACACCCTGGCGCACGCCCAGCTGGTCGCCTCCCGCGAGCTGGCCGCCTCGGTCGACAACCCGGTGGTGCTGGCGGACGGCCGGGTGGAGTCCAACGGCAACTTCCACGGCGCCCCGGTCGCGTACGTGCTGGACTTCCTCGCCATCGCAGCCGCCGACCTCGGCTCGATCTCCGAGCGCCGTACCGACCGGCTGCTCGACAAGGCCCGCTCGCACGGCCTGCCGGCCTTCCTGGCCGACGACCCGGGCGTGGACTCCGGTCTGATGATCGCGCAGTACACCCAGGCGGCGCTGGTCAGCGAGAACAAGCGGCTGGCCGTCCCGGCCTCGGTCGACTCGATCCCGTCCTCCGCGATGCAGGAGGACCACGTGTCGATGGGCTGGTCGGCCGCCCGCAAGCTGCGCCAGGCCGTGGAGAACCTGGGCCGGATCGTCGCGGTCGAGCTGACCGCCGCCGCCCGCGCGCTGGAGATCCGCCAGCAGGCCGACGGCAGCGGGCCGCTGGCCCCCGCCACCGCCGCCGCGCTCGCCGCCGCCCGTTCGGCGGGCGTGGGCGGGGCGGGCCGGGACCGCTTCCTCTCGCCGGACCTGGAGGCCGCCGCCGAGCTGGTCGCCTCCGGCGAGCTGGTGCGGGCCGTCGAGCGCGTCACCGGGCCGCTGGCCTGA
- a CDS encoding MurR/RpiR family transcriptional regulator, translating into MTATDDAGTVGPSARLLQLFEGHRLTPTQRRIAHSLVRHAPEAPFLSSVEVAELAGVSQPSVTRFAVALGYDGYPALRKQLRELGAGEPAAPESPDDAVRNEHQQAVLAEIAHLRHLAELLADPGPILRAARVLAASRPLPVLGLRAASAQARGFAYFAAKVHPDIRLIDEGGSMLADRLEQAAAAGASALLCFALPRYPRELMDALTAARDCGLTVLTVADSAFAPVAKLSDMLLPAAVGTGLVFDTACAPMMLGRVLLQAMCDELPGAEARLEGLEQSATARGLFLE; encoded by the coding sequence ATGACCGCCACCGACGACGCCGGCACCGTCGGCCCCTCCGCCCGGTTGCTCCAGCTGTTCGAGGGGCACCGGCTCACCCCGACCCAGCGCCGGATCGCCCATTCGCTGGTCCGGCACGCCCCCGAGGCGCCCTTCCTCTCCAGCGTCGAGGTCGCCGAACTGGCCGGGGTCAGCCAGCCCTCGGTGACCCGCTTCGCGGTCGCCCTCGGCTACGACGGCTACCCCGCGCTGCGCAAGCAGCTGCGCGAGCTGGGCGCCGGGGAGCCGGCCGCGCCGGAGAGCCCGGACGACGCCGTCCGCAACGAGCACCAGCAGGCGGTCCTCGCGGAGATCGCCCACCTGCGTCACCTCGCCGAGCTGCTCGCCGACCCCGGGCCGATCCTGCGCGCCGCCCGGGTGCTGGCCGCCTCGCGGCCGCTGCCGGTGCTGGGCCTGCGCGCCGCCTCGGCCCAGGCGCGCGGCTTCGCCTACTTCGCGGCCAAGGTGCACCCGGACATCCGGCTCATCGACGAGGGCGGCTCGATGCTCGCCGACCGTCTCGAACAGGCCGCGGCGGCCGGGGCCAGCGCCTTGCTCTGCTTCGCCCTGCCGCGCTACCCGCGCGAACTGATGGACGCTCTGACCGCCGCCCGTGACTGCGGGCTGACCGTTCTCACGGTCGCGGACAGCGCCTTCGCGCCGGTCGCCAAGCTCTCCGACATGCTGCTGCCGGCGGCCGTGGGCACCGGCCTGGTCTTCGACACCGCCTGCGCCCCGATGATGCTGGGCCGGGTGCTGCTGCAGGCCATGTGCGACGAACTGCCCGGCGCGGAGGCCCGGCTGGAGGGCCTCGAACAGTCGGCGACGGCCCGCGGGCTGTTCCTGGAGTGA
- a CDS encoding SHOCT domain-containing protein produces MRHYWHDGHSTAWTWIVPGIFTLLFGLVLIGVLVLLWRAITHRAAGPVAAPPHWQGAAAPPTPEQVLAGRLASGEIDVDEYRLRVAALRGGAPPPAPPPVPPPPPPSAPPPSAGPPG; encoded by the coding sequence ATGAGGCATTACTGGCATGACGGGCACAGCACGGCGTGGACATGGATCGTGCCCGGGATCTTCACGCTGCTGTTCGGGCTGGTGCTGATCGGCGTCCTGGTGCTGCTGTGGCGGGCGATCACGCACCGCGCCGCGGGCCCGGTCGCCGCGCCGCCGCACTGGCAGGGCGCCGCCGCGCCGCCCACGCCCGAGCAGGTGCTCGCGGGCCGGCTGGCGTCCGGCGAGATCGACGTCGACGAGTACCGGCTCAGGGTGGCCGCCCTGCGCGGCGGGGCCCCGCCGCCGGCGCCTCCGCCCGTGCCCCCGCCGCCCCCGCCGTCCGCGCCCCCGCCGTCCGCGGGTCCGCCGGGCTGA
- the hutU gene encoding urocanate hydratase: MVQQQTGSGPREVRAARGTGLTTQGWQQEGALRMLMNNLDPEVAEHPSKLVVYGGTGKAARDWRSYDAMVRTLQTLKQDETMLVQSGRPVGVMQTHEWAPRVLIANSNLVGDWANWEEFRRLESLGLTMYGQMTAGSWIYIGTQGILQGTYETFAAVANKKFNGTLAGTITLTAGLGGMGGAQPLAVTMNGGVAICVDCDPSRISRRIEHRYLDVEATSLAHALELATDARDKKQPLSIGLLGNAADVFPQLLAMDAPIDIVTDQTSAHDPLSYLPVGVAFDDMADYAAAKPAEFTTRSRESMARHVEAMVGFMDAGAEVFDYGNSIRGEAQLAGYDRAFAFPGFVPAYIRPLFCEGKGPFRWAALSGDPQDIAKTDKAVLDLFPENESLHRWIKMAQEKVHFQGLPARICWLGYGERDKAGERFNDMVASGELAAPIVIGRDHLDCGSVASPYRETEAMLDGSDAIADWPLLNAMVNVASGASWVSIHHGGGVGIGRSIHAGQVTVADGTKLAGEKIRRVLTNDPGMGVIRHVDAGYDRADEVGRERGVRVPMNEL, encoded by the coding sequence ATGGTGCAGCAGCAGACGGGCAGTGGTCCGCGCGAGGTGCGTGCCGCACGCGGGACGGGCCTGACCACCCAGGGGTGGCAGCAGGAGGGCGCCCTGCGGATGCTCATGAACAACCTCGACCCCGAGGTGGCCGAGCACCCGTCCAAGCTGGTCGTCTACGGCGGCACCGGCAAGGCCGCGCGGGACTGGCGCTCGTACGACGCCATGGTCCGCACCCTGCAGACGCTCAAGCAGGACGAGACCATGCTGGTCCAGTCCGGGCGCCCGGTCGGTGTGATGCAGACCCACGAGTGGGCGCCGCGCGTGCTGATCGCCAACTCCAACCTGGTCGGCGACTGGGCCAACTGGGAGGAGTTCCGCCGGCTGGAGAGCCTCGGGCTCACCATGTACGGGCAGATGACGGCCGGCTCCTGGATCTACATCGGCACCCAGGGCATCCTCCAGGGCACGTACGAGACCTTCGCCGCCGTCGCCAACAAGAAGTTCAACGGGACGCTGGCGGGCACCATCACCCTCACCGCCGGCCTCGGCGGCATGGGCGGCGCCCAGCCGCTGGCCGTCACCATGAACGGCGGCGTGGCGATCTGCGTCGACTGCGACCCGTCCCGGATCTCGCGCCGGATCGAGCACCGCTACCTGGACGTCGAGGCGACCAGCCTCGCCCACGCGCTGGAGCTCGCCACCGACGCCCGCGACAAGAAGCAGCCGCTCTCGATCGGCCTGCTCGGCAACGCCGCGGACGTCTTCCCGCAGCTGCTCGCGATGGACGCGCCGATCGACATCGTCACCGACCAGACCAGCGCCCACGACCCGCTGAGCTACCTCCCCGTCGGCGTCGCCTTCGACGACATGGCGGACTACGCGGCCGCCAAGCCCGCCGAGTTCACCACCCGCTCACGCGAGTCGATGGCCCGCCACGTCGAGGCGATGGTCGGCTTCATGGACGCCGGCGCCGAGGTCTTCGACTACGGCAACTCGATCCGCGGCGAGGCCCAGCTGGCCGGCTACGACCGGGCGTTCGCCTTCCCCGGCTTCGTCCCCGCGTACATCCGGCCGCTGTTCTGCGAGGGCAAGGGCCCGTTCCGCTGGGCGGCGCTCTCCGGTGACCCGCAGGACATCGCCAAGACCGACAAGGCCGTGCTGGACCTCTTCCCCGAGAACGAGTCGCTGCACCGCTGGATCAAGATGGCCCAGGAGAAGGTGCACTTCCAGGGCCTGCCGGCGCGGATCTGCTGGCTCGGCTACGGCGAGCGGGACAAGGCCGGCGAGCGGTTCAACGACATGGTGGCGTCCGGCGAGCTCGCCGCGCCGATCGTGATCGGCCGCGACCACCTGGACTGCGGCTCGGTCGCCTCCCCGTACCGCGAGACCGAGGCGATGCTGGACGGCTCGGACGCGATCGCCGACTGGCCGCTGCTGAACGCCATGGTCAACGTGGCCTCCGGCGCGTCCTGGGTCTCCATCCACCACGGCGGCGGCGTCGGCATCGGCCGCTCCATCCACGCGGGCCAGGTCACCGTCGCCGACGGTACGAAGCTGGCCGGCGAGAAGATCCGCCGGGTGCTCACCAACGACCCGGGCATGGGTGTCATCCGGCACGTCGATGCCGGCTACGACCGGGCCGACGAGGTCGGACGCGAGCGTGGGGTCCGCGTCCCCATGAACGAGCTGTGA
- a CDS encoding allantoate amidohydrolase, producing MWAELLPVGRSAASGGYRRHAWNSADAECREWFREQATSRGLAYELDRNGNQWAWLGDPEAGDAVVTGSHLDSVPDGGAYDGPLGVVSSFAALDELRSRGAEFRRPLAIVNFGDEEGARFGVACIGSRLSAGVLSREQAFELRDARGTRLPDAMEQAGYDPAAIGADAERLGRVGAFVELHVEQGRYLTEDQPVGVAGAIWPHGRWRFDFHGEANHAGTTRIEDRRDPMLSYASTVLAARERARSAGALATFGKVAIEPNGTNAIASLVRGWLDSRAADEATLQRVVEEIRAAAAEHGLRDGVRVELTRESFTPVVEFDQALRDRLAGTLGGVPVLPTGAGHDAGILASAVPTAMLFVRNPTGVSHSPSEHAEEADCLAGVAALAHVLEDLACR from the coding sequence ATGTGGGCGGAGCTGCTCCCCGTGGGCCGCTCCGCCGCCTCCGGCGGGTACCGCCGGCACGCCTGGAACTCCGCCGACGCCGAGTGCCGGGAGTGGTTCCGCGAGCAGGCCACCAGCCGCGGCCTGGCGTACGAACTGGACCGCAACGGCAACCAGTGGGCCTGGCTCGGCGACCCGGAGGCCGGCGACGCGGTGGTCACCGGTTCGCACCTGGACTCGGTGCCGGACGGCGGCGCCTACGACGGCCCGCTCGGCGTGGTCTCCTCCTTCGCGGCGTTGGACGAACTGCGCTCGCGCGGCGCGGAGTTCCGCAGGCCGCTGGCCATCGTCAACTTCGGTGACGAGGAGGGCGCGCGGTTCGGCGTCGCCTGCATCGGCTCCCGGCTGAGCGCCGGTGTGCTCTCCAGGGAGCAGGCCTTCGAGCTGCGCGACGCCCGGGGCACCCGGCTGCCCGACGCGATGGAGCAGGCGGGCTACGACCCGGCCGCGATCGGCGCGGACGCCGAGCGGCTCGGCCGGGTCGGCGCGTTCGTCGAACTGCACGTCGAGCAGGGCCGCTACCTGACCGAGGACCAGCCGGTCGGCGTGGCCGGCGCGATCTGGCCGCACGGCCGCTGGCGGTTCGACTTCCACGGTGAGGCGAACCACGCCGGCACCACCCGGATCGAGGACCGCCGCGACCCGATGCTCAGCTACGCGAGCACGGTGCTCGCCGCGCGCGAGCGGGCCCGGTCGGCGGGCGCGCTGGCGACCTTCGGCAAGGTCGCGATCGAGCCGAACGGCACCAACGCGATCGCCTCCCTCGTCCGGGGCTGGCTGGACTCCCGGGCCGCCGACGAGGCCACCCTGCAGCGGGTGGTCGAGGAGATCAGGGCGGCGGCCGCCGAGCACGGCCTGCGCGACGGCGTCCGGGTCGAGCTGACCCGGGAGTCGTTCACCCCGGTCGTCGAGTTCGACCAGGCGCTGCGCGACCGACTCGCCGGCACCCTCGGCGGGGTGCCGGTACTGCCGACCGGCGCGGGACACGACGCCGGAATCCTGGCATCGGCCGTGCCGACCGCCATGCTGTTCGTACGTAACCCCACGGGCGTCTCGCACTCCCCGTCCGAGCACGCCGAGGAGGCCGACTGCCTCGCCGGGGTGGCCGCGCTGGCACACGTACTGGAGGACCTGGCGTGTCGGTAA
- a CDS encoding formimidoylglutamate deiminase, which translates to MSVTFWAQYAWLPHVNGPVVEQDVLIGTVDGGRIAKVTPDSGPCPPGAVRLEGLLVPGQANAHSHAFHRALRGTVQVGSGTFWTWRDTMYKFAGALDPDSYLALATAVYAEMALAGITAVGEFHYLHHAPGGDRYDDPNAMGEALIEAAARAGIRITLLDTCYLASGFGTEPTKPQLRFSDGDADAWAARAEALKPREHARIGAAVHSVRAVPADQLGTIAHWASMRRAPLHVHLSEQTAENDACLTAHGVTPTRLLADHGVLGPRTSAVHATHLTDEDVRLLADSSTTICMCPTTERDLADGIGPARRLASAGCPVSLGSDSHAVIDPFEEARALELNERLRTRTRGHWTANALLRAGSEDGHASLGWPEAGRIEVGALADFTVLALDSVRTAGPPARLGAETAVFAASAADVRHVVVGGRQIVRDGVHQLVPDVPAALRDSIAALSS; encoded by the coding sequence GTGTCGGTAACCTTCTGGGCGCAGTACGCCTGGCTCCCGCACGTCAACGGCCCGGTGGTCGAGCAGGACGTGCTGATCGGCACCGTGGACGGCGGCCGGATCGCCAAGGTCACGCCGGACAGCGGGCCCTGCCCGCCCGGTGCCGTCCGGCTGGAGGGGCTGCTGGTGCCCGGCCAGGCGAACGCCCACTCGCACGCCTTCCACCGGGCGCTGCGCGGCACCGTCCAGGTCGGCTCCGGCACCTTCTGGACCTGGCGCGACACCATGTACAAGTTCGCCGGGGCGCTCGACCCGGACAGCTACCTGGCGCTCGCCACCGCCGTGTACGCCGAGATGGCGCTGGCCGGGATCACCGCGGTGGGGGAGTTCCACTATCTCCACCACGCGCCCGGCGGCGACCGCTACGACGATCCCAACGCGATGGGCGAGGCGCTGATCGAGGCCGCCGCCCGGGCCGGCATCCGGATCACCCTGCTGGACACCTGCTACCTGGCCTCCGGCTTCGGCACCGAGCCGACCAAGCCGCAACTGCGGTTCAGCGACGGTGACGCGGACGCCTGGGCGGCCCGCGCGGAGGCGCTGAAGCCGCGCGAGCACGCCAGGATCGGCGCGGCGGTGCACTCGGTGCGGGCGGTGCCGGCCGACCAGCTGGGCACCATCGCGCACTGGGCGTCGATGCGCCGGGCGCCGCTGCACGTGCACCTCTCCGAGCAGACCGCCGAGAACGACGCCTGCCTCACCGCGCACGGCGTCACCCCGACCCGGCTGCTCGCCGACCACGGGGTGCTCGGCCCGCGCACCTCGGCCGTGCACGCGACCCACCTGACGGACGAGGATGTCCGGCTGCTGGCGGACTCCTCCACCACCATCTGCATGTGCCCGACCACCGAACGGGACCTCGCGGACGGCATCGGCCCGGCCCGCCGGCTCGCCTCGGCCGGCTGCCCGGTCAGCCTGGGCAGCGACAGCCACGCGGTGATCGACCCGTTCGAGGAGGCCCGCGCGCTGGAGCTCAACGAGCGGCTGCGGACCCGGACCAGGGGCCACTGGACGGCCAACGCGCTGCTCCGGGCCGGCAGCGAGGACGGCCACGCCTCGCTGGGCTGGCCCGAGGCCGGCCGGATCGAGGTGGGCGCCCTCGCCGACTTCACCGTCCTCGCGCTCGACTCGGTCCGCACCGCGGGCCCGCCGGCCCGGCTCGGCGCCGAGACCGCGGTCTTCGCCGCCTCGGCCGCGGACGTGCGGCACGTGGTGGTCGGCGGGCGGCAGATCGTCCGGGACGGCGTGCACCAGCTGGTGCCGGACGTACCGGCGGCGCTGCGCGACTCGATCGCGGCGCTGAGCTCCTGA